One window of Uloborus diversus isolate 005 chromosome 3, Udiv.v.3.1, whole genome shotgun sequence genomic DNA carries:
- the LOC129218217 gene encoding alpha-crystallin B chain-like, with amino-acid sequence MAAAGPARVADNWYTNLDYDAVLLDQCFVRVVKDEDLYPSHYYYRTYTFRPLTQQFYDSSGMAKVTDSDDTFRVELDARNFLKEEIDVRVINAYEFEIGGMHPPRDDGCGLVSRMFLRRYYLPYGVTGQFVPFLSNDGIFNVCFERDFKLTDSEEIPITDGAKGL; translated from the coding sequence ATGGCTGCTGCTGGACCTGCTCGCGTAGCTGATAACTGGTATACGAATCTCGATTATGATGCTGTTCTCTTAGATCAGTGTTTTGTTAGAGTTGTAAAAGATGAAGATTTATATCCTTCTCACTACTATTACCGAACATATACATTTCGGCCTCTGACACAACAATTTTATGATAGCTCTGGAATGGCAAAAGTTACGGATAGTGATGACACGTTCCGCGTTGAACTTGATGCGAGAAACTTTCTTAAAGAAGAAATCGACGTTAGGGTCATAAACGCCTATGAATTTGAAATTGGTGGCATGCACCCTCCAAGAGACGATGGATGTGGTTTAGTTTCTCGTATGTTCTTACGTAGGTATTACTTACCTTATGGAGTGACGGGACAATTCGTTCCCTTCTTGTCGAACGACGGAATCTTTAATGTTTGTTTTGAAAGAGACTTCAAGTTGACAGACAGCGAGGAAATACCCATCACAGACGGCGCTAAAGGACTTTAA